A genome region from Triticum aestivum cultivar Chinese Spring chromosome 2B, IWGSC CS RefSeq v2.1, whole genome shotgun sequence includes the following:
- the LOC123044413 gene encoding uncharacterized protein — protein sequence MEHGDAATGSGSRSGAGTSIQVTALDGIVNVNSLFTLAAFLGLAWRPSSDGPGLADGADHLGACAAGDRIESDLVSFHVLAFACFLFSSLVALCLKQIVRTFPHYRRASSAAAGAAVSWTVKINRAALRVGILASAVGSVCGCGFLTMALVNVVQVKLGRLGCGAGGSAAWGAVIPLVTLVPSAMLIYIGIVFYAFTR from the coding sequence ATGGAGCATGGCGATGCTGCCACCGGCAGCGGCAGCCGCAGCGGTGCGGGAACGAGCATCCAGGTCACGGCTCTGGACGGCATCGTGAACGTGAACTCTCTCTTCACCCTCGCCGCGTTCCTCGGCTTGGCGTGGCGCCCCTCCTCCGACGGGCCCGGCCTCGCCGACGGCGCCGACCACCTGGGCGCCTGCGCCGCCGGGGACCGCATCGAGTCTGACCTCGTCTCCTTTCACGTCCTCGCCTTTGCCTGTTTCCTGTTCTCCAGCCTCGTCGCGCTCTGCCTCAAGCAGATCGTCCGCACCTTTCCCCACTACCGCCGTGCCTCCTCCGCGGCCGCTGGAGCCGCCGTCAGCTGGACGGTGAAGATCAACCGGGCAGCCCTCCGGGTCGGGATCTTGGCGTCCGCGGTGGGATCCGTGTGCGGATGCGGGTTCCTGACGATGGCCCTCGTCAACGTGGTGCAGGTGAAGCTCGGGCGGCTCGGCTGCGGCGCCGGCGGCTCCGCGGCATGGGGCGCCGTCATCCCGCTCGTCACGCTCGTGCCTTCCGCCATGCTGATCTACATTGGCATCGTCTTCTACGCCTTCACCCGCTAG